A region from the Hydrogenimonas sp. genome encodes:
- a CDS encoding LSU ribosomal protein L17p has protein sequence MRHRHGYRKLSRTSAHRAALLKNLSIALVQNGRIETTLAKAKTLRSVFEKLVTRAKAGDFNAHRAVFAKLQDKAATKKLVEEIAPRYAERNGGYTRIIKTRQRRGDAAEMAIIELV, from the coding sequence ATGAGACATCGACATGGATACAGAAAACTGAGCCGTACATCCGCTCATCGCGCAGCTCTTCTTAAAAACCTCTCAATCGCCCTGGTCCAGAACGGTCGTATCGAGACCACTCTGGCAAAGGCGAAAACCCTGAGAAGTGTTTTCGAGAAGCTTGTGACGCGTGCGAAAGCCGGTGATTTCAACGCTCACCGTGCAGTCTTTGCAAAGCTGCAGGACAAGGCGGCCACCAAGAAACTTGTAGAGGAGATAGCTCCCAGGTATGCCGAACGAAACGGCGGATATACAAGAATAATCAAGACTCGCCAAAGACGCGGTGATGCCGCAGAGATGGCAATTATAGAACTGGTATAG